One Microlunatus soli genomic window carries:
- a CDS encoding carbohydrate ABC transporter permease, with protein sequence MTAQIETTGVVAPSAGRTRRGAGGTLPGMTRSAWLFLAPFGILYVIFLIWPVIYMIITSFFNTTMVKNGFGSFAGLANYQEMLTKPEFWSALWHTIQFTIYTVPPLVILAFVFAVLANRVRRGQAIFRLAFFVPFILPSAAIALIWNFIFTPATGLWNSFQTLLGDTDPLPVLGTPKLAMIGIAITTVWWTIGFNFVLYLAGLQDIPRELYEAAAVDGATEWQQIRSITIPLLSRTTTLVILLQIVASMKIFDQVYLMTQGGPGIDTQVLLGLVTNTAFTDYRIGAASAASVLLFIVILLVTVLRQVVEMIQQRRAA encoded by the coding sequence GTGACCGCTCAGATCGAGACCACCGGTGTGGTGGCGCCGTCGGCCGGGCGGACCCGGCGCGGAGCCGGAGGGACGCTGCCGGGGATGACCCGGAGTGCGTGGTTGTTCCTGGCGCCGTTCGGCATCCTGTACGTGATCTTCCTGATCTGGCCGGTGATCTACATGATCATCACCAGCTTCTTCAACACCACGATGGTGAAGAACGGGTTCGGCAGCTTCGCCGGCCTGGCGAACTATCAGGAGATGTTGACCAAGCCGGAGTTCTGGTCGGCCCTGTGGCACACGATCCAATTCACGATCTACACGGTGCCGCCGTTGGTGATCCTGGCGTTCGTGTTCGCCGTCCTGGCCAACCGGGTCCGCCGCGGGCAGGCGATCTTCCGGCTGGCGTTCTTCGTCCCGTTCATCCTGCCGTCGGCCGCGATCGCGCTGATCTGGAATTTCATCTTCACCCCGGCGACCGGATTGTGGAACTCCTTCCAGACCCTGCTCGGCGATACCGATCCGCTGCCGGTCCTGGGGACGCCGAAGCTGGCCATGATCGGGATCGCGATCACCACCGTGTGGTGGACGATCGGCTTCAACTTCGTGCTCTACCTGGCCGGACTGCAGGACATCCCGCGGGAGCTGTACGAGGCTGCGGCGGTCGACGGAGCGACCGAGTGGCAGCAGATCCGATCGATCACGATCCCGTTGCTCAGCAGGACGACAACGCTGGTGATCCTGCTGCAGATCGTGGCCAGCATGAAGATCTTCGATCAGGTCTACCTGATGACGCAGGGTGGCCCGGGCATCGATACCCAGGTGCTGCTCGGACTGGTCACCAACACCGCCTTCACCGACTATCGGATCGGTGCCGCGTCGGCGGCCTCGGTGCTGCTGTTCATCGTGATCCTGCTGGTCACGGTGCTCCGACAGGTCGTCGAGATGATCCAGCAACGGAGGGCCGCCTGA
- a CDS encoding carbohydrate ABC transporter permease gives MTENAIPEVVTGRRRPNNGVSAAAPPARITQAGKKSSAGKIFTVVSWIVLIVFAVLWLLPSLWAIKTSLTSNATSAIGAGPILKDWNLTFGSYFTLLSGGDLWNWYLASFITSILTVVFAVLFAAMAAYALSRMRFRGRNLVMLLMIGGILVPGQVLIVPIFQELNVVGLLNTYWAVILPQIPTVIAVFVFKQFFDGIPRDFEESARIDGAGFWRSFVSIILPLSRPVIAAMSIVTFVGTWNNLILPLFVLSNPKLMTIPVGLATVQGSYGQRLSDIQASSILGALPLVILFLIFQRQIVEGVAGSGLKG, from the coding sequence ATGACTGAGAACGCGATTCCCGAGGTCGTCACCGGCCGCCGCCGGCCCAACAACGGCGTCTCCGCCGCGGCACCGCCGGCTCGGATCACCCAGGCCGGCAAGAAGAGCAGCGCCGGGAAGATCTTCACCGTCGTCTCCTGGATCGTCCTGATCGTCTTCGCGGTGCTCTGGTTGCTGCCCAGTCTGTGGGCGATCAAGACGTCGCTGACCTCCAACGCCACCTCCGCGATCGGTGCCGGTCCGATCCTGAAGGACTGGAACCTGACCTTCGGCTCCTACTTCACCCTGCTGTCCGGTGGTGATCTGTGGAACTGGTATCTGGCCAGCTTCATCACCTCGATCCTGACGGTGGTCTTCGCCGTGCTGTTCGCGGCGATGGCTGCCTACGCGCTGTCGCGGATGCGTTTCCGCGGCCGCAACCTGGTCATGCTGTTGATGATCGGCGGGATCCTGGTCCCCGGCCAGGTGTTGATCGTGCCGATCTTCCAGGAGCTGAACGTCGTCGGCCTGCTGAACACCTACTGGGCGGTGATCCTGCCGCAGATCCCGACGGTGATCGCGGTCTTCGTGTTCAAGCAGTTCTTCGACGGCATTCCGCGTGACTTCGAGGAATCCGCCCGGATCGACGGCGCAGGCTTCTGGCGCAGCTTCGTGTCGATCATCCTGCCGCTGTCCCGGCCGGTGATCGCGGCGATGTCGATCGTCACCTTCGTCGGCACCTGGAACAACCTGATCCTGCCCTTGTTCGTGCTGTCCAACCCCAAGCTGATGACCATCCCGGTCGGGCTGGCGACCGTGCAGGGATCGTACGGGCAGCGACTGAGCGACATCCAGGCGTCGTCGATCCTCGGGGCGTTGCCGCTGGTGATCTTGTTCCTGATCTTCCAGCGTCAGATCGTCGAAGGCGTCGCCGGCTCGGGCCTGAAGGGGTGA